GAGGGATATCTGAGGAAGATAAACGAAGATTACCGGGTCGACGGCTTCGCAAGATCCTTGAGAGATGCATCAAAGAGCGACAAAACTCTGCGCAACTACCTAGACATACTTCTTGAGTACGCCGAGCTTAGAAACGCAATAGTCCATACCCTAACTAGGGCAAACCAATTGCAGAACCGCATAAGGAAGTCGTCGAAAACATCGAACACGTTGCCGAAATGTTGAACGCTCCACCCAGGGTATCTACGATATCCAAATCAGGAAAAGTCGTGACAATCGACCTCAACGATACGGTGGACAAAGCCCTGAAGATCATAGGGGAGAAGGCATTCTCACAGATACCCGTCTATGAGGGAAGGCAGTTCAGAGGAATTCTCACTACGAATGCGATCGCAAGGTGGATGGCCTTTGTCGGCGAAGAAGAGAGGGCGTACATAAAAGAAATGCCGATTCGAGACGTGATGGACTATGCGGAAGAAGACGAGGCAGTCGTATTTGTTAGCAGAAAAGCGACTCTCTTCGAAATCGCAGCTTCATTCAGCGAGTTCAGTGCCCTGGGCAAAAGGCTTGAGGCGATACTTGTAACGGAAAACGTCAGAATAAGCGAGACTCCTCTGCAGATAATCACTATCTGGGATATTCCGCTCATATCTGAGACTCTAAACTCCTGAGAGAAAACACTTTACACATTGAACAAAGCAAGGCCAGAATTCAGATTCAGCTTATCGTCTTCTGGCCGTGTAAATCATGCATCTGTCGGGGCTTCTCAACACCAAACTCTTCGGATGATCCTCAAGGATGCTATTCTCCATAGGGCAAAAAGGCTTGTCTATTCTCGTGCGAACATTGACTCCATCCAAAACATGAAGTCTTGAAAACGGGAATACCAAACGAACATGTGTAAGGCTATCGATTCGCGCGGTTATTTAGAAACTGGGTGGACAGACTACCCAGACTCCAATTGCTACCTCTTCTCCGAGATTTCTCCACCTGTGGGGTATTGTGCTGCTATGGGTGATACTATCTCCCTCTTCGAGGACTAATGTTGAATCGCCTAATTGAAGCTCGATCTTGCCTTTGAGGATTAATCCCGATTCTATCCCTTCATGAATGAAGAAATCTTCTGTTCCCGCATCTGGACTCAAATACGAGATGAACATGGAATAAGACTTGTTTGGGGCTGAAAGAACCTCGTAGTAAAGGCCCGGCGCAACAGTGACCGTCATTCTGTCTTCTCGCTTAATGAAGCCTTTCATTGTATTCTCATGCGAACTCTGCTGAACCAGTGAGATGACTGTCTCACCCATTGCATCAAGTATCTTCTTCAATGTATTGAGCGAAGGGGATACTTTTCCGTGCTCAATTTGACTGATTAAACTGGAACTAACTCCGGAGGTGTCTGCCATCTTCTTTATGCTTATTCTTTTCGACTGCCTCAAAGCTTTCAGTTTCTTCCCGATGTTATCGAGTTCAGTCATCTTCAAGATCCTCTGTTGAGTAGACAAGTCTTGACATATCACCGTACAGCGTCCTAATCCTTTGATACTCTTCCGCGTCGAAAAAGCTGCATTTGTCCGACCCAAAACGCTTAGCAACCTCAAACGAGAAGCGAGCAGCAAGCGCAATATCGACCTCGTGCGAAGAGCCGGTTGCACATCCGGCCACTGCTATCTCAGTCGTTATCGCCAGCCCGACTACGGGAGCTTTCAGTATAGTGCATGGTTGCATAATACTGTTTATGTGATGAACTCTGTTTCCATATGGAGTGACATCTTGCATTGTAATCGGCAGAACTCTTGCCGGCTGGCCGGTTACTGATTCATAGATATCAAGCAAGTCTTCTGATACTCTCAGTATGTACCCTTCTTTTACGGTGGGCGTTATTGCAATGCCCTTCCAGTTCATGAGTCTATTGCCTTTTGTCGTATCTATGGAAATCACGGCACCGATCTCAGCCTTAAGCATCGCCTCAAGCGCCTGCCTTGTGCCGACCGGCGATCCCATAAAGGGAACTGGCCTATGAGGTTGTGTGGGCGCGTTCGGGCAAATGTGCGTAGCGACGAAGAGATCTCCGGGAAGCCTATCTCCTTTGCTGCTTGCCTGGGCGGCTTTCAACGCAACCGCAAGGGCTGCTGCTGCACCATCTCCGTCGCTGACAAAGCCAATCATCTCCGGCCTGGCTCCAATGCCTCCCAGCTGACCGATCACGCCCAGTGTGGGAAGCGAGCGGTCTCGACCTTCTATCAGAATTCTAATCACATCCGTAGTACCCTTACTTTCGCCGATTGTCTCAATCTCAATACTCACTCCGTCGTACTGCTT
Above is a window of Mesotoga infera DNA encoding:
- a CDS encoding CBS domain-containing protein; translated protein: MLNAPPRVSTISKSGKVVTIDLNDTVDKALKIIGEKAFSQIPVYEGRQFRGILTTNAIARWMAFVGEEERAYIKEMPIRDVMDYAEEDEAVVFVSRKATLFEIAASFSEFSALGKRLEAILVTENVRISETPLQIITIWDIPLISETLNS
- a CDS encoding helix-turn-helix domain-containing protein — encoded protein: MTELDNIGKKLKALRQSKRISIKKMADTSGVSSSLISQIEHGKVSPSLNTLKKILDAMGETVISLVQQSSHENTMKGFIKREDRMTVTVAPGLYYEVLSAPNKSYSMFISYLSPDAGTEDFFIHEGIESGLILKGKIELQLGDSTLVLEEGDSITHSSTIPHRWRNLGEEVAIGVWVVCPPSF
- a CDS encoding DUF1177 domain-containing protein; this translates as MLSQVIDVLEILDSPAASGKMIGELFKQYDGVSIEIETIGESKGTTDVIRILIEGRDRSLPTLGVIGQLGGIGARPEMIGFVSDGDGAAAALAVALKAAQASSKGDRLPGDLFVATHICPNAPTQPHRPVPFMGSPVGTRQALEAMLKAEIGAVISIDTTKGNRLMNWKGIAITPTVKEGYILRVSEDLLDIYESVTGQPARVLPITMQDVTPYGNRVHHINSIMQPCTILKAPVVGLAITTEIAVAGCATGSSHEVDIALAARFSFEVAKRFGSDKCSFFDAEEYQRIRTLYGDMSRLVYSTEDLEDD